One Ricinus communis isolate WT05 ecotype wild-type chromosome 1, ASM1957865v1, whole genome shotgun sequence DNA window includes the following coding sequences:
- the LOC112534487 gene encoding uncharacterized protein LOC112534487: MVENKFHPPLVVHNVKNFIPVTLEMEKGHYSSWVEIFKIHWRAYQVIDHIIPSTQRTTETTKEKAVARDEELWSRLDAIVLQWIYGTISNDLLQTILEPDSTAQQAWEQL, encoded by the coding sequence atggtagaaaataaatttcatccTCCTCTTGTCGTTCATAATGTCAAGAACTTCATTCCTGTGACTCTCGAGATGGAAAAGGGCCACTACTCTTCATGGGTGGAGATATTCAAAATTCATTGGCGAGCATACCAAGTCATTGACCACATCATCCCTTCTACACAACGGACCACTGAGACAACCAAGGAGAAGGCGGTGGCTCGTGATGAAGAACTCTGGTCACGCTTGGACGCTATAGTCCTTCAATGGATTTATGGCACAATCTCAAATGATCTCTTGCAAACCATCTTAGAACCGGATTCTACTGCTCAACAAGCATGGGAGcaattgtaa